From a single Mycolicibacterium moriokaense genomic region:
- the fadD8 gene encoding fatty-acid--CoA ligase FadD8: MTDDLLRHPLHSGHLTVGALKRNKDKPVLFLGDTTLTGGQLAERISQYIQAFEALGAGSGVATGLLSLNRPEVLMILGAGQTQGYRRTALHPLGSLDDHAYVLNDAGVTSLIIDPNPMFVERAKGLLEKVPGLKQVLTIGPVPDDLADVAVDLTAEAAKYTPKPLVAADLPPDHIGGMAYTGGTTGKPKGVIGTVQSITTMTTIQLAEWEWPENPKFLMCTPLSHAGAAFFVPTIIKGGQLFVLTKFDPAEVLRVIEEQKITATMLVPSMIYALMDHPDSHTRDLSSLETVYYGASAMNPVRLKEAIDRFGPIFAQYYGQSEAPMVITYLSKKDHDEKRLTSCGRPTLFARVALLDADGNQVPQGEVGEICVSGPLVSGGYWNKPEATADTFRDGWMHTGDLAREDEDGFYYIVDRTKDMIVTGGFNVFPREVEDVVAEHPSVAQVCVIGTPDEKWGEAVTAVVVLRPDADRSEEAVAAMTAEIQAAVKERKGSVQSPKQVIVVDSVPVTALGKPDKKAVRAQFWEGADRAVG; this comes from the coding sequence ATGACGGACGACCTGTTGCGCCATCCCCTGCACTCCGGCCACCTCACGGTGGGCGCGCTGAAGCGGAACAAGGACAAGCCGGTCCTGTTCCTCGGCGACACGACACTGACGGGTGGCCAGCTCGCCGAGCGCATCAGCCAGTACATTCAGGCCTTCGAGGCGCTGGGCGCCGGGTCGGGTGTCGCGACGGGTCTGCTGTCGCTCAACCGGCCCGAGGTGCTGATGATCCTCGGCGCGGGCCAGACGCAGGGTTACCGGCGCACGGCACTACACCCTCTCGGTTCGTTGGACGACCACGCGTACGTCCTCAACGACGCGGGGGTCACGTCGCTGATCATCGATCCGAACCCGATGTTCGTGGAGCGGGCGAAGGGTCTGCTGGAGAAGGTGCCGGGACTCAAGCAGGTGCTGACCATCGGACCGGTGCCCGACGACCTGGCGGATGTCGCCGTCGACCTGACCGCCGAGGCCGCGAAGTACACGCCCAAGCCGTTGGTGGCCGCCGACCTGCCGCCCGATCACATCGGCGGCATGGCCTACACCGGCGGGACGACCGGTAAGCCCAAGGGTGTGATCGGCACGGTGCAGTCGATCACCACCATGACGACGATTCAGCTCGCCGAGTGGGAATGGCCCGAGAATCCGAAGTTCCTGATGTGCACGCCGCTGTCGCATGCGGGGGCGGCGTTCTTCGTGCCGACGATCATCAAGGGCGGTCAGCTGTTCGTGCTGACGAAGTTCGATCCGGCCGAGGTGCTGCGGGTGATCGAGGAGCAGAAGATCACCGCCACCATGTTGGTGCCGTCGATGATCTACGCGCTGATGGACCATCCGGATTCGCACACCCGCGATCTGTCGTCGCTGGAGACGGTGTACTACGGCGCCTCGGCGATGAACCCGGTCCGGTTGAAGGAGGCGATCGACCGCTTCGGCCCGATCTTCGCGCAGTACTACGGCCAGTCCGAAGCGCCGATGGTGATCACCTACCTGTCGAAGAAGGATCACGACGAGAAGCGGTTGACGTCGTGCGGACGTCCGACGCTGTTCGCGCGGGTCGCGCTGCTCGACGCCGACGGAAACCAGGTGCCCCAAGGCGAAGTCGGTGAGATCTGCGTGTCGGGTCCGCTGGTGTCCGGCGGGTATTGGAACAAGCCGGAGGCGACGGCGGACACGTTCCGCGACGGTTGGATGCACACCGGCGACCTGGCCCGCGAGGACGAGGACGGGTTCTACTACATCGTCGACCGGACCAAGGACATGATTGTCACCGGCGGGTTCAACGTGTTTCCCCGTGAGGTGGAAGACGTTGTCGCAGAGCATCCTTCGGTCGCCCAGGTGTGCGTGATCGGCACGCCCGACGAGAAGTGGGGCGAGGCGGTGACGGCCGTGGTCGTGTTGCGGCCCGACGCCGACCGGTCCGAGGAGGCCGTCGCGGCGATGACCGCCGAGATCCAGGCCGCCGTCAAGGAGCGCAAGGGATCGGTGCAGTCGCCGAAGCAGGTGATCGTCGTCGACTCGGTGCCGGTGACCGCCCTCGGTAAGCCCGACAAGAAGGCGGTGCGGGCGCAGTTCTGGGAGGGCGCCGACCGCGCCGTCGGCTGA
- a CDS encoding nucleoside/nucleotide kinase family protein → MNSWTSRLEALLARQPRVLLGITGPPGAGKTALGTQIVSTVEGAVQVPMDGFHLADVELRRLGRLDRKGAIDTFDGYGYLALLQRIRRQHSEVVYAPAFDRDIEQPVAGSIPIGPDARLVVTEGNYLLDDDEPWPQVRGVLDEVWFVSCPAEERRRRLVARHVEFGKSPEQAEAWVHDVDERNAERIERVRHKADLVV, encoded by the coding sequence ATGAACTCCTGGACTAGTCGACTGGAGGCTCTGCTCGCCAGGCAGCCCCGCGTCCTCCTCGGCATCACTGGGCCGCCCGGCGCAGGGAAGACGGCGCTGGGGACGCAGATCGTGTCGACGGTCGAGGGCGCCGTGCAAGTCCCCATGGACGGGTTTCATCTCGCCGATGTGGAGCTGCGACGGTTGGGGCGGCTCGACCGCAAGGGTGCCATCGACACATTCGACGGTTACGGGTATCTGGCACTGCTGCAACGCATTAGGAGGCAGCACAGCGAGGTCGTCTACGCCCCGGCGTTCGACCGCGACATCGAACAGCCCGTCGCGGGCAGCATCCCCATCGGACCGGACGCGCGCCTCGTCGTCACCGAGGGCAACTACCTGCTCGACGACGACGAGCCGTGGCCGCAGGTGCGAGGCGTGCTGGACGAAGTGTGGTTCGTCTCGTGTCCGGCGGAAGAGCGGCGGCGTCGGCTCGTCGCTCGTCATGTGGAGTTCGGCAAGTCACCCGAGCAGGCTGAGGCCTGGGTGCATGACGTCGACGAGCGGAATGCCGAGCGGATCGAGCGGGTTCGGCACAAGGCCGACCTAGTCGTCTAG
- a CDS encoding SAM-dependent methyltransferase — protein MPTRLSTGYFDRMYAESEDPWQLGDRWYEQRKYAITLALLPYRRYRHAFEPGCSIGVLTEQLTARCDHVTSTDIASAALDATHRRLVEAGRRPNVTLLRRSVDEPWPQAGFDLVVLSELCYYLHPEVLRDTLDREIPLLKPGTTVISAHWRHPVAEYPMTGAYATDVIAATTGLHHLGGYRDADVIIEVFDTKSSMSVAARTGLPGA, from the coding sequence ATGCCTACCCGGCTCTCGACGGGATACTTCGACCGGATGTACGCCGAGTCGGAGGATCCGTGGCAGCTCGGTGACAGGTGGTACGAACAGCGCAAGTACGCGATCACGTTGGCGCTGTTGCCCTATAGACGGTACCGCCATGCATTCGAACCCGGCTGCTCGATCGGCGTCCTCACCGAACAGCTCACCGCTAGGTGTGACCACGTCACGAGCACCGACATCGCGAGCGCGGCGCTTGACGCGACGCATCGGCGTCTGGTGGAGGCGGGGCGGCGCCCCAATGTGACGCTGCTGCGCAGATCGGTCGACGAGCCGTGGCCGCAGGCGGGATTCGACCTGGTCGTGCTTTCAGAACTCTGCTACTACCTGCATCCCGAAGTGTTGCGCGACACCCTCGACCGCGAGATACCGCTGCTGAAGCCGGGGACCACTGTCATCAGCGCGCACTGGCGTCATCCGGTCGCCGAGTATCCGATGACCGGCGCCTATGCGACTGACGTCATCGCCGCGACCACGGGACTGCACCACCTTGGCGGTTACCGCGACGCCGATGTGATCATCGAGGTGTTCGACACCAAGTCGTCGATGTCCGTCGCCGCGCGAACGGGTTTGCCGGGGGCTTAG
- a CDS encoding PIG-L deacetylase family protein encodes MTLAQMGNGARFVARPLTVDGTPTQDWLDALVQAPAWDVSNCREIVVVAAHPDDETLGFGGTLATLAARGVRVQVVAASDGGASHPHLERRRLERIRCAELHTAARTLRVPAPICLGLPDGELSDHEEWLAERLTSLLEGRPVWIAATWRGDGHPDHEAVGRAAATAAQRCGAVFVEYPIWMWHWATPGDPVVPWDRLRIAPVTAHALDRKTAATRCYRSQLQSIDSPPLLPPFVVRRLLDVPEVVF; translated from the coding sequence ATGACGCTGGCGCAGATGGGAAATGGGGCGCGGTTCGTCGCCCGGCCGTTGACCGTGGACGGCACCCCGACGCAGGACTGGCTCGATGCGCTCGTACAGGCGCCGGCGTGGGATGTGTCGAACTGCCGCGAAATCGTCGTGGTGGCAGCGCATCCCGACGACGAGACGCTCGGATTCGGCGGCACGCTCGCGACGCTGGCAGCCCGCGGCGTGCGGGTGCAGGTGGTGGCGGCGAGCGACGGTGGTGCCTCGCATCCGCATCTGGAGCGTCGCCGCCTGGAACGCATCCGGTGCGCCGAACTGCACACCGCCGCAAGGACGCTACGGGTACCGGCGCCCATCTGCCTTGGGCTTCCGGACGGGGAGTTGAGCGACCACGAGGAGTGGCTCGCGGAACGCCTCACGTCACTCTTGGAGGGGCGGCCCGTGTGGATCGCCGCGACGTGGCGTGGTGACGGACATCCCGATCATGAAGCGGTCGGTCGCGCGGCGGCGACGGCCGCACAACGCTGCGGTGCGGTGTTCGTCGAGTACCCGATCTGGATGTGGCACTGGGCGACACCGGGTGATCCCGTTGTGCCGTGGGACCGGCTCCGTATCGCGCCGGTCACTGCGCATGCGCTCGACCGCAAGACGGCGGCCACGCGCTGTTACCGCTCGCAACTTCAGTCCATTGACTCGCCGCCGCTGCTGCCGCCGTTCGTGGTGCGGCGACTGCTCGACGTCCCGGAGGTGGTGTTCTGA
- a CDS encoding acyl-CoA dehydrogenase family protein — protein MTAVMLDRWIEAGALDLPLPGGGDTARRWRRLAALARIDIVAARLAEAHADAIAIMAELGASESGRLWGVWAAESPDAVLTAHRDGGSTILDGTKAWCSGAGLCTHALVTAHLESDERGLFAVDLGHPGVQPLPSEWHNAGMAESDTRAVQFSNVPATPVGAPGEYLSRPGFWHGAIGVAACWLGGARAVAEPLYARAAKKSVDPHTLAHLGAVDAALAAGEAMLSVAACAVDEDPLNRKGMAELMARRTRAVIETAVEEAIARTGRALGPAPLCRDAQHAKRVADLTMYVRQSHAERDLERLGLLAGAAR, from the coding sequence ATGACGGCCGTGATGCTCGACCGATGGATCGAGGCGGGCGCGCTGGATCTACCGCTTCCCGGCGGCGGTGACACCGCGCGACGGTGGCGCCGTCTCGCCGCGCTCGCCAGGATCGACATCGTCGCCGCCCGGTTGGCTGAGGCGCACGCCGATGCGATTGCGATCATGGCCGAACTCGGTGCATCCGAATCCGGTCGCCTGTGGGGAGTCTGGGCGGCCGAGTCGCCGGATGCGGTGCTGACCGCGCACCGCGACGGTGGGAGCACGATTCTCGACGGCACCAAGGCGTGGTGCTCGGGCGCGGGCCTGTGCACGCACGCGCTCGTGACGGCACACCTGGAGTCCGATGAGCGCGGCCTGTTCGCCGTCGATCTCGGACATCCGGGAGTGCAACCTCTGCCGAGTGAGTGGCACAACGCCGGAATGGCCGAATCAGATACTCGCGCCGTGCAATTCAGTAACGTTCCCGCCACACCCGTAGGCGCGCCGGGGGAGTACCTGTCCCGGCCGGGCTTCTGGCACGGCGCGATCGGCGTCGCGGCATGCTGGCTGGGTGGCGCGCGCGCCGTGGCGGAGCCGCTGTATGCCCGTGCTGCCAAGAAGTCCGTCGACCCGCATACGTTGGCGCATCTCGGCGCGGTGGACGCCGCACTGGCCGCCGGCGAGGCGATGCTCTCCGTGGCGGCGTGCGCGGTCGACGAGGATCCGTTGAATCGCAAGGGAATGGCCGAGTTGATGGCACGACGCACCAGGGCCGTCATCGAGACCGCGGTCGAGGAGGCCATCGCCCGGACCGGGCGGGCCCTCGGGCCCGCGCCACTGTGCCGCGACGCCCAGCACGCGAAGCGGGTCGCCGACCTCACGATGTACGTGCGCCAGAGCCACGCGGAGCGCGACCTCGAACGGCTGGGGTTACTGGCGGGAGCCGCGCGATGA
- a CDS encoding glycosyltransferase has translation MTEFEQAVVVVPAHNEVERLPRCLTALLAMAMDTPLPVLIVVVLDACDDGSDGLAERFGPGAHFIATDAGNVGAARAVGFEYARSACRDVEPARTWFATTDADTVVGRQWLSRMMAADADMVLGTVRIPMWRLPVEVARRYLAAYHSTGPGHDHVHGANMGFRADAYWGVGGFRPLSTGEDVDLVRRFESAHLNIHRDARLTVATSARQVGRAPNGFAAHLRGLVQAPRTREALET, from the coding sequence GTGACGGAGTTCGAGCAGGCAGTGGTGGTGGTGCCTGCGCACAACGAAGTGGAGCGTTTGCCGCGGTGCCTGACGGCGCTGCTCGCTATGGCGATGGATACGCCACTGCCGGTTCTGATCGTCGTCGTCCTGGACGCCTGCGACGACGGCAGTGACGGTCTCGCCGAGCGGTTCGGCCCGGGTGCGCATTTCATCGCGACGGATGCGGGCAACGTCGGGGCCGCCCGTGCCGTCGGGTTCGAGTACGCGCGGTCGGCGTGCCGCGACGTCGAGCCGGCGCGGACGTGGTTCGCCACCACCGACGCCGACACCGTCGTGGGACGCCAGTGGCTGTCACGGATGATGGCCGCCGACGCCGACATGGTGCTCGGCACGGTGCGGATCCCGATGTGGCGGCTGCCGGTCGAGGTGGCTCGCCGGTACCTCGCCGCCTACCACTCGACGGGTCCCGGCCACGATCACGTCCACGGCGCCAACATGGGCTTCCGGGCCGACGCGTACTGGGGTGTCGGCGGTTTCCGCCCGCTGTCCACCGGCGAGGACGTCGACCTCGTCCGACGGTTCGAATCGGCGCACCTGAACATCCATCGAGATGCCAGGTTGACGGTGGCGACGTCGGCACGCCAAGTCGGACGCGCACCCAACGGATTCGCCGCCCATCTCCGCGGTTTGGTGCAGGCGCCGCGCACACGCGAGGCGCTCGAGACATGA
- a CDS encoding HAD family hydrolase produces the protein MGRVNVHAVLFDYSGTLFRLEEDDSWFHGIEVDERQIDGHVQAELMRRMTAPTGQHVAMTDKALHAWENRDLEPHLHREAYLHVLRESGVAHHHAESLYRLMTDPLNWTPYPDTADVLAGLHRQGIKTAVVSNIAFDVRPAFESLGAAEFVDEFVLSFEVGAIKPDAAIFETALGRLGVDPAHAVMVGDSDEADGGARAIGCGFVLVDPLPTAQRRDGLRSALRECGVSV, from the coding sequence ATGGGGCGGGTGAACGTTCACGCCGTTCTGTTCGACTACTCGGGCACACTGTTCCGCCTGGAGGAGGACGACAGCTGGTTCCACGGCATCGAGGTCGACGAACGTCAGATCGACGGCCACGTGCAGGCCGAGCTGATGCGCAGGATGACGGCACCGACCGGTCAGCACGTCGCGATGACGGACAAGGCGCTGCACGCCTGGGAGAACCGTGACCTCGAACCGCACCTGCATCGCGAGGCCTACCTGCACGTTCTGCGCGAATCCGGGGTGGCCCACCACCATGCGGAGTCGCTGTACCGCCTGATGACCGATCCGCTGAACTGGACGCCGTACCCCGACACCGCCGACGTCCTGGCGGGCCTGCACCGGCAGGGCATCAAGACGGCGGTCGTCTCCAATATCGCGTTCGACGTGCGGCCGGCGTTCGAATCGCTGGGCGCGGCCGAGTTCGTCGACGAGTTCGTGCTGTCCTTCGAAGTCGGCGCCATCAAGCCGGATGCAGCGATCTTCGAGACGGCGCTGGGCCGGCTCGGAGTGGATCCCGCGCACGCGGTGATGGTCGGCGACAGCGACGAGGCCGACGGCGGCGCGCGTGCCATAGGCTGCGGTTTCGTGCTCGTCGATCCGCTTCCGACGGCGCAGCGTCGCGACGGGTTGCGCAGCGCGCTGCGCGAGTGTGGGGTGTCCGTATGA
- a CDS encoding nitroreductase family deazaflavin-dependent oxidoreductase codes for MSGLEPIRPPRWLKYANKVFAVLLRLGVPVSRHESPVVLTAPGRKTGKPRSTPVTPMTVDGKRFVVNGFPGAEWVRNVRAADRVTITEGRRTETVQMVELSAEEARPVLRRFPELVSTGVDIMKRAGVLTTGTPEELEGLAGRLPVFRIDPVA; via the coding sequence ATGAGTGGGCTCGAGCCGATTCGTCCGCCGCGGTGGCTCAAGTACGCGAACAAGGTTTTCGCGGTGCTGCTGCGGCTCGGGGTGCCAGTCTCGCGGCACGAGTCGCCGGTCGTGCTGACGGCGCCCGGCCGCAAGACGGGCAAGCCGCGCTCGACGCCCGTCACGCCGATGACCGTCGACGGCAAACGCTTTGTGGTCAACGGCTTTCCCGGCGCGGAGTGGGTGCGCAACGTGCGCGCCGCCGACCGGGTGACGATCACCGAGGGCAGGCGCACAGAGACGGTGCAGATGGTCGAACTGAGCGCCGAGGAGGCCCGCCCCGTCCTGCGGCGGTTCCCGGAGCTGGTGTCGACCGGCGTCGACATCATGAAACGCGCAGGCGTCCTGACGACGGGCACCCCCGAGGAACTCGAGGGGCTGGCCGGCCGACTGCCCGTGTTTCGCATCGATCCCGTCGCGTAG
- a CDS encoding nitroreductase family deazaflavin-dependent oxidoreductase has protein sequence MSDSARIRPPWWLKYVNKVMIGMQKLGVRMGDKGPVVLTVVGRKTGKPRSTPVTPMTVDGKRYIVAGLPGADWSANARAAGEATLHQGRRAQRVRMVEMPVEEARPLLRAFPVEVPTGVGFMKNAGLVTGPNPDEFEALAGRCPVFRLDPVNA, from the coding sequence ATGTCAGACAGCGCGCGCATTCGGCCGCCCTGGTGGCTGAAATACGTCAACAAAGTCATGATCGGCATGCAGAAACTCGGCGTCCGCATGGGCGACAAGGGGCCCGTGGTGCTCACGGTCGTCGGCCGCAAGACCGGTAAGCCGCGGTCGACGCCCGTCACGCCGATGACCGTCGACGGCAAGCGCTACATCGTGGCAGGCCTGCCGGGCGCCGACTGGTCGGCCAACGCCCGCGCCGCCGGTGAGGCGACACTGCACCAAGGCCGCCGCGCCCAGCGGGTCCGCATGGTCGAGATGCCGGTCGAGGAGGCGCGGCCGTTGCTGCGAGCGTTCCCCGTCGAGGTGCCGACCGGCGTCGGCTTCATGAAGAACGCCGGACTGGTCACCGGACCCAACCCCGACGAGTTCGAGGCCCTCGCCGGCCGCTGTCCCGTTTTCCGATTGGATCCCGTAAACGCATGA
- a CDS encoding 1,4-dihydroxy-2-naphthoyl-CoA synthase, translated as MSNNPFDPSLWQPVDGFDLTDITYHRHVVDGKPQPTVRVAFDRPDVRNAFRPHTVDELYRVLDHARMWPEVGVVLLTGNGPSPKDGGWAFCSGGDQRIRGRSGYQYASGETAETVDPARAGRLHILEVQRLIRFMPKVVICLVNGWAAGGGHSLHVTCDLTLASREHARFKQTDADVGSFDGGYGSAYLAKQAGQKFAREIFFLGRPYTAEQMHAMGAVNEVVDHASLETVGLEWAAAINGKSPQAIRMLKYAFNLTDDGLVGQQLFAGEATRLAYMTDEAVEGRDAFLEKRDPDWSQFPRYF; from the coding sequence ATGAGCAACAACCCTTTTGACCCGTCACTGTGGCAACCGGTCGATGGTTTCGACCTGACCGACATCACCTACCACCGGCACGTCGTCGACGGGAAACCGCAACCGACGGTGCGGGTGGCGTTCGACCGCCCCGACGTGCGCAACGCGTTCCGGCCGCACACCGTCGACGAGCTCTACCGGGTGCTCGACCATGCCCGTATGTGGCCCGAGGTCGGCGTCGTGCTGCTCACCGGCAACGGGCCCAGCCCGAAGGACGGCGGCTGGGCGTTCTGCTCGGGCGGCGACCAGCGCATCCGTGGCCGCAGCGGCTACCAGTACGCGTCGGGTGAGACGGCCGAGACGGTCGACCCCGCGCGTGCCGGCCGGCTGCACATCCTCGAGGTGCAGCGGCTGATCCGGTTCATGCCGAAGGTCGTCATCTGTCTGGTCAACGGTTGGGCCGCGGGCGGCGGGCACTCGTTGCACGTGACGTGCGACCTGACGCTGGCCAGCCGCGAGCACGCCCGCTTCAAGCAGACCGACGCCGACGTCGGCAGCTTCGACGGCGGCTACGGCAGCGCCTACCTGGCCAAGCAGGCGGGCCAGAAGTTCGCCCGCGAAATCTTCTTCCTCGGCAGGCCGTATACCGCGGAGCAGATGCACGCGATGGGTGCGGTCAACGAGGTCGTCGACCACGCGTCGCTGGAGACCGTCGGGCTGGAATGGGCGGCGGCCATCAACGGCAAGTCGCCGCAGGCGATCCGGATGCTCAAGTACGCCTTCAACCTGACCGACGACGGGTTGGTGGGCCAGCAGCTGTTCGCCGGTGAGGCGACGCGGTTGGCCTACATGACCGATGAGGCCGTCGAGGGCCGCGACGCGTTCCTGGAGAAGCGCGACCCCGACTGGAGCCAGTTCCCGCGCTACTTTTAG
- a CDS encoding SDR family oxidoreductase translates to MSKNPLRWLSEQVLLAGMRPPLAPQLLPRPDRDPVDLRGKRILLTGASSGIGEAAAAKFARRGAVVAVAARRQELLDELVDRISADGGIAQAHACDLSDLDAVDELVATLERDLGGIDILINNAGRSIRRPLAESLERWHDVERTMALNYYSPLRLIRGFAPGMRKRGDGHIINVSTWGVLNESSPLFSVYNASKAALTSVSRIIETEWGEDGVHSTTLFYPLVLTPMIAPTRAYDGLPGLTADEAADWMITAARERPVRIAPRMAVTAQALNTFAPGAVNAVMKRQRIQPSS, encoded by the coding sequence GTGAGTAAGAACCCGCTGCGCTGGCTCTCCGAACAGGTGCTGCTGGCAGGCATGCGACCGCCGCTGGCCCCGCAATTGCTGCCGCGTCCCGACCGCGATCCCGTCGACCTCAGGGGCAAGCGGATCCTGCTGACCGGCGCGTCGTCGGGCATCGGCGAGGCGGCCGCCGCGAAGTTCGCCCGCCGCGGCGCCGTCGTCGCCGTCGCCGCCCGCCGCCAGGAACTCCTGGACGAGTTGGTCGACCGGATCAGCGCGGACGGCGGAATCGCCCAGGCCCACGCCTGCGACCTGTCCGATCTGGACGCCGTCGACGAGCTGGTCGCCACACTCGAGCGGGACCTCGGGGGCATCGACATCCTGATCAACAACGCCGGCCGCTCGATCCGCAGGCCGCTCGCCGAGTCGCTGGAACGCTGGCACGACGTCGAGCGGACGATGGCGCTGAACTACTACTCACCCCTGCGGCTCATCCGCGGCTTCGCGCCTGGCATGCGAAAGCGCGGCGACGGCCACATCATCAACGTGTCGACCTGGGGTGTGCTCAACGAGTCGTCGCCGCTGTTCTCGGTGTACAACGCGTCGAAGGCCGCGCTCACCTCGGTCAGCCGGATCATCGAGACCGAATGGGGCGAGGACGGAGTGCACTCGACGACGCTGTTCTATCCGCTCGTGCTGACGCCGATGATTGCGCCGACACGCGCCTATGACGGGCTGCCGGGGCTGACCGCTGACGAGGCGGCCGACTGGATGATCACCGCCGCACGCGAGCGCCCGGTCCGAATCGCGCCGCGGATGGCCGTCACCGCCCAGGCGCTCAACACCTTCGCACCGGGCGCGGTGAACGCCGTGATGAAACGTCAACGCATACAACCCAGTAGCTGA
- a CDS encoding long-chain-fatty-acid--CoA ligase, whose translation MSDITTIADIVRVHARNRPDTTALIVGDRTISFAELDARSSQAAQAFHAAGVGFGDRVAFIEKNSAEFFEVAFGLFKLGAVGVPVNWRLAPPEMLYILEDSGATAVVVGSEFFDHLEAIEHQLTTVRTLVAVGAHDRWPGFEDWIANHPAEDPGVTTESDDIAFLMYTSGTTGLPKGVMLSSGNYLCKATGISKEWRFSADSVSLAVMPMFHMAGSGWVLVGLYEGATTVVLRDVDPAAILDSIVRQRITNLLLVPAVIQMMLATPGVENADFSSVRAIVYGASPITDDVLIRGLERFKCEFLQVYGMTETTGSVTQLDEHDPKGRPHLLRSCGKPFPWVEVRIVDDDGNDVPVGAIGEVWTRSAQNMLGYWNNPAATAATITDGWLKTGDAGYVDRDGYIYLHDRKKDMIVSGGENVYPIEVENVLMTHPGVDDVAVIGVPDEMWGEAVKAVVVPAAANAPTETQLIAYARERLAGFKLPKSVDFVATLPRNPSGKLLKRELREPYWAGVDRRIG comes from the coding sequence ATGTCCGATATCACGACGATCGCCGACATCGTCCGCGTCCACGCGCGGAATCGGCCCGACACCACGGCGCTGATCGTCGGCGACCGGACCATCAGCTTCGCCGAGCTCGACGCGCGGTCCAGCCAAGCCGCGCAGGCGTTTCACGCTGCCGGTGTCGGATTCGGCGATCGCGTCGCGTTCATCGAGAAGAACAGCGCGGAGTTCTTCGAGGTCGCCTTCGGCCTCTTCAAACTGGGCGCCGTTGGCGTGCCGGTGAATTGGCGCCTCGCGCCGCCGGAGATGCTGTACATCCTGGAGGATTCAGGAGCGACGGCCGTGGTCGTCGGCTCCGAGTTCTTCGACCATCTCGAGGCGATCGAGCACCAGCTGACGACGGTACGCACCCTCGTCGCGGTCGGAGCGCACGACCGCTGGCCGGGTTTCGAGGACTGGATCGCCAACCATCCAGCCGAAGATCCTGGTGTCACAACGGAATCCGATGACATCGCCTTCCTGATGTACACCTCGGGCACCACCGGACTGCCCAAGGGCGTCATGCTCTCCAGCGGCAACTATCTCTGCAAGGCCACCGGCATCTCCAAGGAGTGGCGGTTCAGCGCCGACAGCGTGAGCCTCGCGGTGATGCCGATGTTCCACATGGCCGGTTCAGGCTGGGTGCTGGTCGGACTTTACGAGGGCGCAACCACTGTGGTGCTGCGCGACGTCGATCCGGCCGCGATTCTGGATTCCATTGTCCGGCAACGGATCACCAATCTGCTGCTGGTGCCCGCGGTGATCCAGATGATGCTGGCTACTCCCGGCGTCGAGAATGCGGACTTCTCCAGCGTCCGAGCCATCGTCTACGGCGCCTCGCCCATCACCGACGACGTGCTCATCAGAGGTCTCGAACGCTTCAAGTGCGAATTCCTTCAGGTGTACGGCATGACCGAAACCACCGGCTCCGTAACGCAACTCGACGAACACGACCCGAAGGGTCGCCCGCACCTGCTGCGGTCGTGCGGTAAACCGTTTCCGTGGGTTGAGGTGCGCATCGTCGACGACGACGGGAATGACGTTCCCGTCGGCGCCATCGGCGAGGTGTGGACACGGTCGGCGCAGAACATGCTCGGCTACTGGAACAATCCAGCGGCCACGGCTGCGACGATCACAGACGGCTGGCTCAAGACCGGCGACGCTGGCTATGTCGACCGCGACGGCTACATCTATCTGCACGACCGGAAGAAGGACATGATCGTCTCCGGCGGCGAGAACGTATACCCCATCGAGGTCGAGAACGTCCTGATGACGCATCCCGGCGTCGACGACGTCGCGGTCATCGGTGTGCCCGACGAGATGTGGGGTGAGGCGGTGAAAGCCGTCGTCGTACCGGCTGCCGCAAACGCACCCACGGAAACCCAGCTGATCGCGTACGCCCGTGAGCGCCTCGCGGGGTTCAAGTTGCCCAAGTCCGTCGATTTCGTGGCGACGCTACCCCGCAATCCCAGCGGCAAGCTGCTCAAACGAGAGCTGCGCGAGCCGTACTGGGCCGGCGTCGATCGACGTATCGGCTGA
- a CDS encoding VOC family protein: MEILASRMLIRPADYQRSLTFYRDEIGLAIARDYGAGTVFYAGQSLIEVAGHGTPSAGGTLWLQVRDVYATEKELVGRGVPITREARQEPWGLHELHVTDPDGVLLIFVQVPENHPLRRDNRQ, translated from the coding sequence ATGGAGATCCTGGCCAGCCGCATGCTCATCCGGCCGGCGGACTATCAACGCTCGCTGACGTTCTACCGCGACGAGATCGGGTTGGCGATCGCCCGCGACTACGGTGCGGGCACGGTCTTCTACGCCGGCCAGTCGTTGATCGAGGTTGCCGGCCACGGCACACCGAGCGCGGGCGGCACGTTGTGGCTGCAGGTCCGCGATGTGTATGCCACCGAGAAGGAACTGGTCGGCCGCGGCGTACCTATCACCCGCGAGGCCCGCCAGGAGCCGTGGGGTCTACACGAACTGCACGTCACCGATCCCGATGGTGTGCTGCTGATCTTCGTACAGGTCCCCGAAAACCATCCGCTGCGGCGCGACAACCGCCAGTAG